Proteins encoded together in one Armigeres subalbatus isolate Guangzhou_Male unplaced genomic scaffold, GZ_Asu_2 Contig297, whole genome shotgun sequence window:
- the LOC134203941 gene encoding ATP-binding cassette sub-family G member 1-like — translation MENNTAIQIDAPKEDLKRTTCLSFRKISYVVKDNDGKDKHLLREVGGCFQSGRLTGILGPSGAGKSTLLNILSGFKVKNVSGEILVNGSIINQDKYRREVTYTSQDVSMLGNLTLRESLEFAAELKLPKSVSSVVKSKTVNDTIKLLGLQKCANNPVHAISGGEKKRLSIGLELISNPKIMFFDEPTSGLDIIAAMQVIAHLKDLALSGRCVVCVIHQPSSSILQMFDDLMVLSEGCCIYKGPLNGLVSTLKESGFECPNYYNRADYALEVASMKHDGTLVKLIEKCKEEYSLMGKNVNECVSTSEKDSMLVGSDCGSSDSSESAYRQYPISQWDQFILLTKRTTLCTFRDMQLMKMRILVHLLVGLLIGLVFWKVGNDGSKVLSNASCLFFFLIFLYFANSMPLVMTFPLETSVFIRERMNNWYSLTAYFFSKLVADFPFLILGPTLFLLSAYYMTSQPMESERLVMLWGICILLSWIAQLTGLLAGSSLTLELSVFCVPCSVIPMLIFCGFFVRFREMFSFLVPFTYVGYFRYAFEGAMQAIYGFGRENIPCEKFCYFSKVSKFLESFDMEENSFTMDVYGLLAWIVVLHVALFASLAFRLKRNR, via the exons ATGGAGAACAACACTGCGATCCAAATTGACGCCCCGAAGGAAGATTTGAAGCGGACTACCTGTTTGAGCTTCCGAAAGATTTCCTACGTCGTCAAAGACAACGATGGGAAGGACAAACATCTGCTGCGTGAAGTAGGAGGCTGTTTCCAGTCTGGGCGATTGACTGGGATTCTTGGACCGTCTGGTGCGGGAAAATCTACTTTGCTGAACATTCTTAGCGGTTTCAA AGTTAAAAACGTGTCTGGGGAAATCCTAGTCAACGGAAGCATCATCAACCAGGACAAGTACCGCCGTGAAGTGACGTACACCTCACAGGATGTCAGCATGTTGGGAAACCTAACGCTTCGAGAGAGCTTGGAGTTCGCTGCAGAGCTCAAACTGCCGAAATCCGTATCCAGTGTCGTCAAGTCCAAAACTGTTAACGACACCATCAAACTGCTGGGACTGCAAAAATGTGCCAACAATCCGGTCCACGCCATTTCCGGCGGTGAGAAGAAACGGCTCTCCATAGGGTTGGAGTTGATCTCGAACCCGAAGATTATGTTCTTCGACGAGCCGACCAGCGGGCTGGACATCATCGCTGCCATGCAGGTGATCGCCCACCTAAAGGATCTGGCCCTGAGCGGGCGCTGTGTGGTTTGCGTGATTCATCAACCGAGTTCCAGTATTCTGCAGATGTTCGACGACTTGATGGTCCTGTCGGAGGGGTGCTGCATTTATAAGGGCCCGCTGAACGGGCTCGTGTCAACTCTGAAGGAGAGCGGGTTCGAATGTCCGAATTACTACAACCGGGCGGATTATGCATTGGAAGTGGCGAGTATGAAGCATGACGGGACCTTGGTGAAGTTGATAGAAAAGTGCAAGGAAGAGTATTCGTTGATGGGGAAGAACGTGAATGAGTGTGTTAGCACGAGTGAAAAAGATTCGATGTTGGTTGGAAGTGATTGTGGGAGCTCCGACAGTTCGGAAAGTGCGTACAGGCAGTATCCGATTTCGCAGTGGGACCAGTTTATTTTACTCACCAAGAGGACAACATTGTGCACGTTCAGAGATATGCAGTTGATGAAGATGCGAATTTTGGTACACCTGCTGGTTGGGTTgctgattggattggttttctGGAAAGTGGGAAACGATGGTTCCAAGGTGCTAAGCAATGCGTCATGCCTGTTTTTCTTcttaatatttttgtatttcgcCAACTCCATGCCACTGGTAATGACAT TTCCATTAGAGACATCAGTATTCATAAGAGAACGAATGAACAATTGGTACTCGTTAACTGCCTATTTCTTCTCGAAGCTTGTTGCGGACTTCCCTTTTTTG ATTCTGGGACCAACCCTGTTCCTGCTAAGTGCCTACTACATGACATCACAACCGATGGAATCTGAACGCTTGGTAATGCTGTGGGGTATCTGCATCCTTCTTTCGTGGATTGCTCAACTAACGGGGCTGCTCGCCGGAAGTTCCCTGACCTTGGAG CTCAGCGTGTTCTGTGTGCCCTGCTCGGTCATACCGATGCTAATCTTTTGCGGTTTCTTCGTGCGGTTTCGGGAGATGTTCAGCTTTCTGGTGCCGTTCACGTACGTGGGCTACTTCCGGTACGCGTTCGAGGGCGCCATGCAAGCGATCTACGGCTTCGGGAGGGAAAACATTCCGTGTGAGAAgttttgctattttagcaaGGTGAGCAAGTTTTTGGAGAGTTTCGACATGGAGGAAAACAGTTTCACGATGGACGTGTACGGACTGCTGGCGTGGATTGTTGTACTGCATGTTGCTCTGTTCGCCAGTTTGGCCTTTAGACTGAAACGGAATCGGTGA